One genomic segment of Penaeus chinensis breed Huanghai No. 1 chromosome 24, ASM1920278v2, whole genome shotgun sequence includes these proteins:
- the LOC125037735 gene encoding uncharacterized protein LOC125037735 isoform X3 has protein sequence MTTTHRLPTPPQAHRLPPAHPCYVTSEEMTPRVRGQNVWNPGEAQLRISGVWYEVPCETPQTAAGGPRGVKYPSLAHSLPPPPRPPARHCHCQAPECRVRGKEEGPGTRIGMELMRALQGQAR, from the coding sequence ATGACCACGACCCACCGACTCCCGACTCCTCCCCAGGCCCATCGACTACCCCCGGCGCATCCCTGCTACGTGACGAGCGAGGAGATGACACCGCGCGTCCGGGGACAAAACGTCTGgaacccgggcgaggctcagcttcgcatatctggcgTGTGGTATGAGGTGCCGTGTGAAACGCCCCAGACGGCGGCCGGTGGGCCTCGCGGAGTAAAGTACCCCTCTCTCGCGCACTCGCTGCCACCACCACCGCGACCACCCGCCCGTCACTGCCACTGCCAGGCTCCGGAGTGCCGTGTCAGGGGCAAGGAAGAGGGACCTGGGACAAGGATCGGGATGGAATTAATGAGGGCTCTTCAGGGACAAGCCAG